Proteins encoded together in one Telopea speciosissima isolate NSW1024214 ecotype Mountain lineage chromosome 6, Tspe_v1, whole genome shotgun sequence window:
- the LOC122664673 gene encoding 3-ketoacyl-CoA synthase 1, translating into MGNIEMDKERLTAEMAFKEDSSSIVIKIRRNLPDFLQSVKLKYVKLGYGYACNYATVVVFLVVALPFFLASAVQLKRLSFDQVPELDLWITTRPTLQLDNTLVGLSGAAVLAFLLTLYWIKRSRQIYLVDFACYKPDDEGKLSGEAFLKMTEENGAFEEDTVLFQKRISARSGLGDETYLPLGITSRPPKLCMEEARSEAELVMFGALDSLFKKTGVRPRDVGILIVNCSLFNPTPSLSSMIVNHYKLRSDIKSFNLGGMGCSAGLISIDLAKDLLRAQPNTYAVVVSTENITLNWYFGNDRSMLLCNCIFRMGGAAVLLSNRTSDRARSKYQLVHTVRTHKGADDNSYNCVYQKEDEKGTVGVSLARELMAVAGDALKTNITTLGPLVLPLSEQFRFFVTLVRRKVMKAKVKPYIPDFKLAFEHFCIHAGGRAVLDELQKNLRLSEWHMEPSRMTLHRFGNTSSSSLWYELAYTEAKGRVARGDRVWQIAFGSGFKCNSSVWRALRAIPTRECLATSANNPWADCIDRYPVKVPV; encoded by the coding sequence atggggaatATAGAGATGGATAAGGAGAGGTTAACGGCGGAAATGGCATTTAAGGAAGATTCATCTTCCATTGTGATCAAAATCCGGCGAAATTTGCCGGACTTCTTGCAGTCTGTAAAACTCAAATACGTGAAATTGGGTTACGGGTATGCATGTAACTATGCGACTGTTGTTGTGTTCTTAGTGGTTgctcttccctttttcttagCCTCAGCGGTTCAGCTCAAACGTCTCAGTTTCGACCAGGTCCCGGAATTAGATTTATGGATTACGACGAGGCCCACCCTTCAGTTAGACAACACGTTGGTTGGGCTGTCCGGTGCCGCCGTTCTGGCCTTCCTCCTAACCCTCTACTGGATCAAGCGGTCCAGACAGATTTACCTGGTGGATTTTGCATGTTACAAACCGGACGACGAGGGGAAGTTGTCGGGTGAAGCCTTCCTGAAGATGACAGAGGAAAACGGCGCCTTCGAGGAAGATACGGTTCTGTTCCAAAAGCGGATCTCGGCCAGGTCAGGTCTCGGTGACGAGACGTATCTGCCCCTGGGGATCACCTCCAGGCCCCCCAAACTGTGTATGGAGGAGGCTCGATCCGAGGCCGAGTTGGTCATGTTCGGTGCTCTGGACTCGCTTTTCAAGAAAACCGGTGTTCGACCCAGGGACGTTGGCATCTTAATCGTCAATTGCAGCCTCTTCAACCCAACTCCCTCTCTGTCCTCCATGATCGTCAATCACTATAAGTTGCGAAGTGACATCAAGAGCTTCAACCTGGGTGGGATGGGCTGCAGCGCTGGCCTCATTTCCATCGATCTCGCCAAGGACCTCCTCAGGGCGCAACCAAACACGTACGCTGTGGTGGTGAGCACAGAGAACATTACCCTTAATTGGTACTTCGGCAACGACCGATCCATGCTCCTCTGCAATTGCATCTTCCGAATGGGCGGCGCCGCTGTGCTCCTCTCGAACAGAACCAGCGACAGAGCCCGCTCCAAATACCAGCTCGTCCACACCGTGAGAACCCATAAGGGCGCCGATGACAACAGCTACAACTGTGTGTACCAAAAAGAAGACGAAAAGGGGACTGTTGGGGTCTCACTTGCCCGAGAACTGATGGCTGTCGCAGGTGACGCTCTAAAAACCAACATAACCACTCTGGGTCCCCTGGTGTTGCCATTATCCGAGCAGTTCAGGTTCTTCGTTACTCTGGTGCGAAGGAAAGTGATGAAGGCCAAGGTGAAGCCCTACATACCAGACTTCAAGCTCGCATTTGAGCACTTTTGCATCCACGCCGGTGGGAGGGCCGTGTTGGACGAGTTGCAGAAGAATTTAAGACTCAGTGAGTGGCATATGGAGCCGTCGCGGATGACGCTTCACCGCTTCGGTAACACGTCCAGCAGCTCCTTGTGGTACGAGTTGGCTTACACTGAGGCGAAGGGCCGAGTCGCACGCGGAGATCGAGTTTGGCAGATCGCGTTCGGGTCCGGCTTCAAATGTAACAGTTCGGTATGGAGAGCGCTGAGAGCGATTCCTACTAGGGAGTGTTTAGCCACCTCAGCCAACAACCCTTGGGCTGACTGTATCGATCGTTACCCTGTTAAGGTTCCCGTTTGA